One genomic window of Metopolophium dirhodum isolate CAU chromosome 4, ASM1992520v1, whole genome shotgun sequence includes the following:
- the LOC132943265 gene encoding uncharacterized protein LOC132943265 isoform X3 codes for MLPCVSYRRYSLLASHQIRRFPKENEIIELLPCIICNRSFRPSLLQRHSTICQKNAKKRKVPFDSSKQRRQGTDMAAYLPHMKKAQDAYIGIENSKKNWKAKHEELVRAVKAARGEKVDEKLPTKPVDSEECPHCARNFGPKSYDRHVEFCREKAQRISTAPVISQVAKERLEARIKYRAPPLKSQRTVTKEKYSPKIKSFTRDVSSVPIKVIQPLKTIKKRTPPNRNIVSNIPRQLSTVVKKKDQISKSLNGVKNKIYLPQKPDLKNETVMKKSESAYILSSQNHIKQGVNKMVNNFDKKKISKSQPHLDIYNPCLDSYDPFKSAEQQMKELDLDINIIDIGLKNPLNITTSDNIENLQLSPTSAFVKYSPVSPLVSSPDNIENAFPNEFHSDTNLNSHPLHNLSNLSLCSIVSIESADFNNKTHSAMVRGTDHPKSPTKRNIAHNHKKHIAIENMLYGDNEKDKSNLNFDLAERELLKSVSEFENLLKITDDDDIVSPSLNRTSALSMINGINSNSSADSAYGSLNRKTEQATTDNYLTLLKAAKFCHECGFKYPIVDIKFCTECGMRRIVS; via the exons ATGTTACCGTGCGTTTCGTATCGTCGTTACTCGCTACTGGCTTCGCATCAGATAAgac gatttccaaaagaaaatgaaattattgaattgTTACCATGCATAATATGCAATCGTTCATTCCGTCCAAGTTTATTACAACGTCACTCAACTATATGCCAAAAAAACGCTAAAAAACGTAAGGTACCATTTGATTCGTCTAAACAGCGTAGACAAGGTACTGATATGGCAGCATATTTACCACATATGAAAAAGGCTCAAGATGCCTATATTGGcatagaaaattcaaaaaaaaactgGAAAGCTAAGCATGAAGAGCTTGTTAGAGCTGTGAAAGCAGCACGAGGTGAAAAAGTTGATGAAAAACTACCGACTAAACCTGTTGACTCTGAAGAATGTCCACATTGTGCACGAAATTTTGGACCTAAATCGTATGATCGACATGTAGAGTTTTGCAGAGAAAAAGCTCAGCGAATATCTACTGCACCAGTGATAAGTCAAGTAGCTAAAGAACGGCTTGAAGCAAGAATAAAA taCCGTGCTCCTCCACTTAAGTCACAGCGTACAGTTACTAAAGAGAAAtattctccaaaaattaaaagttttactCGAGATGTTTCAAGTGTACCAATAAAAGTGATACAaccattaaaaactattaaaaaaagaacCCCGCCAAATAGAAATATTGTAT ctaatatCCCACGTCAACTGTCAACAGTAGTGAAAAAGAAAGACCAAATATCAAAAAGTCTCAATGG ggttaaaaataaaatatacttgccTCAAAAGCCAGATCTAAAAAATGAAACAGTTATGAAGAAATCTGAATCGGCCTATATCCTTAGTTCTCAAAATCACATAAAACAAGGAGTTAATAAGATGGtcaataattttgacaaaaaaaaaatttcaaagtc ccaACCACATTTGGATATTTACAACCCTTGTTTGGATAGCTACGATCCATTTAAATCAGCTGAACAACAAATGAAAGAACTCGATCTAGACATAAACATAATTGACATTGGTCTTAAAAATCCATTAAATATTACCACATCTGATAATATAGAAAATCTTCAATTGTCTCCAACATCTGCATTCGTTAAATATTCACCAGTCTCTCCTTTAGTATCGTCTCCAGATAATATTGAAAACGCATTTCCCAATGAATTTCACTCTGACACTAATCTTAACAGTCATCCTTTACATAATCTAAGCAATTTAAGTTTGTGTTCTATTGTTAGTATTGAATCagctgattttaataataaaactcataGTGCTATGGTACGAGGTACAGATCATCCAAAAAGTCCTACAAAACGAAACATCGCTcataatcataaaaaacatataGCTATTGAAAATATGCTTTATGGTGATAATGAAAAAGATAAATCAAATCTCAATTTTGATTTGGCGGAACGAGAACTTTTAAAATCTGTGTCGGAATTTGAAAACTTGTTGAAAATAacagatgatgatgatataGTATCACCATCTTTGAATAGAACCTCTGCCCTTAGTATGATCAACGGAATTAATTCTAATAGCAGTGCTGATTCAGCTTACGGAAG cttGAACAGAAAAACTGAGCAGGCAACAACAGATAATTATCTTACATTGCTGAAAGCTGCTAAATTTTGTCATGAATGTGGATTCAAATATCCAATTgttgatattaaattttgtactgAGTGTGGAATGCGTCGCATTGTATCATGA
- the LOC132943265 gene encoding uncharacterized protein LOC132943265 isoform X1, whose product MIQQHTYCYLPAQVCVLPTYYYRRVVRYFVVAILREIHFPKMDQAHYDEGFPKENEIIELLPCIICNRSFRPSLLQRHSTICQKNAKKRKVPFDSSKQRRQGTDMAAYLPHMKKAQDAYIGIENSKKNWKAKHEELVRAVKAARGEKVDEKLPTKPVDSEECPHCARNFGPKSYDRHVEFCREKAQRISTAPVISQVAKERLEARIKYRAPPLKSQRTVTKEKYSPKIKSFTRDVSSVPIKVIQPLKTIKKRTPPNRNIVSNIPRQLSTVVKKKDQISKSLNGVKNKIYLPQKPDLKNETVMKKSESAYILSSQNHIKQGVNKMVNNFDKKKISKSQPHLDIYNPCLDSYDPFKSAEQQMKELDLDINIIDIGLKNPLNITTSDNIENLQLSPTSAFVKYSPVSPLVSSPDNIENAFPNEFHSDTNLNSHPLHNLSNLSLCSIVSIESADFNNKTHSAMVRGTDHPKSPTKRNIAHNHKKHIAIENMLYGDNEKDKSNLNFDLAERELLKSVSEFENLLKITDDDDIVSPSLNRTSALSMINGINSNSSADSAYGSLNRKTEQATTDNYLTLLKAAKFCHECGFKYPIVDIKFCTECGMRRIVS is encoded by the exons atgatACAACAGCATACCTACTGTTACCTGCCTGCTCAGGTGTGTGTGCTGCCTACATACTATTATAGACGAGTGGTTCGTTATTTCGTTGTTGCCATCCTTCGCGAGATCCACTTTCCGAAAATGGACCAAGCACATTATGACGAag gatttccaaaagaaaatgaaattattgaattgTTACCATGCATAATATGCAATCGTTCATTCCGTCCAAGTTTATTACAACGTCACTCAACTATATGCCAAAAAAACGCTAAAAAACGTAAGGTACCATTTGATTCGTCTAAACAGCGTAGACAAGGTACTGATATGGCAGCATATTTACCACATATGAAAAAGGCTCAAGATGCCTATATTGGcatagaaaattcaaaaaaaaactgGAAAGCTAAGCATGAAGAGCTTGTTAGAGCTGTGAAAGCAGCACGAGGTGAAAAAGTTGATGAAAAACTACCGACTAAACCTGTTGACTCTGAAGAATGTCCACATTGTGCACGAAATTTTGGACCTAAATCGTATGATCGACATGTAGAGTTTTGCAGAGAAAAAGCTCAGCGAATATCTACTGCACCAGTGATAAGTCAAGTAGCTAAAGAACGGCTTGAAGCAAGAATAAAA taCCGTGCTCCTCCACTTAAGTCACAGCGTACAGTTACTAAAGAGAAAtattctccaaaaattaaaagttttactCGAGATGTTTCAAGTGTACCAATAAAAGTGATACAaccattaaaaactattaaaaaaagaacCCCGCCAAATAGAAATATTGTAT ctaatatCCCACGTCAACTGTCAACAGTAGTGAAAAAGAAAGACCAAATATCAAAAAGTCTCAATGG ggttaaaaataaaatatacttgccTCAAAAGCCAGATCTAAAAAATGAAACAGTTATGAAGAAATCTGAATCGGCCTATATCCTTAGTTCTCAAAATCACATAAAACAAGGAGTTAATAAGATGGtcaataattttgacaaaaaaaaaatttcaaagtc ccaACCACATTTGGATATTTACAACCCTTGTTTGGATAGCTACGATCCATTTAAATCAGCTGAACAACAAATGAAAGAACTCGATCTAGACATAAACATAATTGACATTGGTCTTAAAAATCCATTAAATATTACCACATCTGATAATATAGAAAATCTTCAATTGTCTCCAACATCTGCATTCGTTAAATATTCACCAGTCTCTCCTTTAGTATCGTCTCCAGATAATATTGAAAACGCATTTCCCAATGAATTTCACTCTGACACTAATCTTAACAGTCATCCTTTACATAATCTAAGCAATTTAAGTTTGTGTTCTATTGTTAGTATTGAATCagctgattttaataataaaactcataGTGCTATGGTACGAGGTACAGATCATCCAAAAAGTCCTACAAAACGAAACATCGCTcataatcataaaaaacatataGCTATTGAAAATATGCTTTATGGTGATAATGAAAAAGATAAATCAAATCTCAATTTTGATTTGGCGGAACGAGAACTTTTAAAATCTGTGTCGGAATTTGAAAACTTGTTGAAAATAacagatgatgatgatataGTATCACCATCTTTGAATAGAACCTCTGCCCTTAGTATGATCAACGGAATTAATTCTAATAGCAGTGCTGATTCAGCTTACGGAAG cttGAACAGAAAAACTGAGCAGGCAACAACAGATAATTATCTTACATTGCTGAAAGCTGCTAAATTTTGTCATGAATGTGGATTCAAATATCCAATTgttgatattaaattttgtactgAGTGTGGAATGCGTCGCATTGTATCATGA
- the LOC132943265 gene encoding uncharacterized protein LOC132943265 isoform X4: MIQQHTYCYLPAQVCVLPTYYYRRVVRYFVVAILREIHFPKMDQAHYDEGFPKENEIIELLPCIICNRSFRPSLLQRHSTICQKNAKKRKVPFDSSKQRRQGTDMAAYLPHMKKAQDAYIGIENSKKNWKAKHEELVRAVKAARGEKVDEKLPTKPVDSEECPHCARNFGPKSYDRHVEFCREKAQRISTAPVISQVAKERLEARIKYRAPPLKSQRTVTKEKYSPKIKSFTRDVSSVPIKVIQPLKTIKKRTPPNRNIVSNIPRQLSTVVKKKDQISKSLNGVKNKIYLPQKPDLKNETVMKKSESAYILSSQNHIKQGVNKMVNNFDKKKISKSQPHLDIYNPCLDSYDPFKSAEQQMKELDLDINIIDIGLKNPLNITTSDNIENLQLSPTSAFVKYSPVSPLVSSPDNIENAFPNEFHSDTNLNSHPLHNLSNLSLCSIVSIESADFNNKTHSAMVRGTDHPKSPTKRNIAHNHKKHIAIENMLYGDNEKDKSNLNFDLAERELLKSVSEFENLLKITDDDDIVSPSLNRTSALSMINGINSNSSADSAYGR, encoded by the exons atgatACAACAGCATACCTACTGTTACCTGCCTGCTCAGGTGTGTGTGCTGCCTACATACTATTATAGACGAGTGGTTCGTTATTTCGTTGTTGCCATCCTTCGCGAGATCCACTTTCCGAAAATGGACCAAGCACATTATGACGAag gatttccaaaagaaaatgaaattattgaattgTTACCATGCATAATATGCAATCGTTCATTCCGTCCAAGTTTATTACAACGTCACTCAACTATATGCCAAAAAAACGCTAAAAAACGTAAGGTACCATTTGATTCGTCTAAACAGCGTAGACAAGGTACTGATATGGCAGCATATTTACCACATATGAAAAAGGCTCAAGATGCCTATATTGGcatagaaaattcaaaaaaaaactgGAAAGCTAAGCATGAAGAGCTTGTTAGAGCTGTGAAAGCAGCACGAGGTGAAAAAGTTGATGAAAAACTACCGACTAAACCTGTTGACTCTGAAGAATGTCCACATTGTGCACGAAATTTTGGACCTAAATCGTATGATCGACATGTAGAGTTTTGCAGAGAAAAAGCTCAGCGAATATCTACTGCACCAGTGATAAGTCAAGTAGCTAAAGAACGGCTTGAAGCAAGAATAAAA taCCGTGCTCCTCCACTTAAGTCACAGCGTACAGTTACTAAAGAGAAAtattctccaaaaattaaaagttttactCGAGATGTTTCAAGTGTACCAATAAAAGTGATACAaccattaaaaactattaaaaaaagaacCCCGCCAAATAGAAATATTGTAT ctaatatCCCACGTCAACTGTCAACAGTAGTGAAAAAGAAAGACCAAATATCAAAAAGTCTCAATGG ggttaaaaataaaatatacttgccTCAAAAGCCAGATCTAAAAAATGAAACAGTTATGAAGAAATCTGAATCGGCCTATATCCTTAGTTCTCAAAATCACATAAAACAAGGAGTTAATAAGATGGtcaataattttgacaaaaaaaaaatttcaaagtc ccaACCACATTTGGATATTTACAACCCTTGTTTGGATAGCTACGATCCATTTAAATCAGCTGAACAACAAATGAAAGAACTCGATCTAGACATAAACATAATTGACATTGGTCTTAAAAATCCATTAAATATTACCACATCTGATAATATAGAAAATCTTCAATTGTCTCCAACATCTGCATTCGTTAAATATTCACCAGTCTCTCCTTTAGTATCGTCTCCAGATAATATTGAAAACGCATTTCCCAATGAATTTCACTCTGACACTAATCTTAACAGTCATCCTTTACATAATCTAAGCAATTTAAGTTTGTGTTCTATTGTTAGTATTGAATCagctgattttaataataaaactcataGTGCTATGGTACGAGGTACAGATCATCCAAAAAGTCCTACAAAACGAAACATCGCTcataatcataaaaaacatataGCTATTGAAAATATGCTTTATGGTGATAATGAAAAAGATAAATCAAATCTCAATTTTGATTTGGCGGAACGAGAACTTTTAAAATCTGTGTCGGAATTTGAAAACTTGTTGAAAATAacagatgatgatgatataGTATCACCATCTTTGAATAGAACCTCTGCCCTTAGTATGATCAACGGAATTAATTCTAATAGCAGTGCTGATTCAGCTTACGGAAGGTAA
- the LOC132943265 gene encoding uncharacterized protein LOC132943265 isoform X2: MKKIQGQFRALSRSTLSTAHLFCLYSTRFPKENEIIELLPCIICNRSFRPSLLQRHSTICQKNAKKRKVPFDSSKQRRQGTDMAAYLPHMKKAQDAYIGIENSKKNWKAKHEELVRAVKAARGEKVDEKLPTKPVDSEECPHCARNFGPKSYDRHVEFCREKAQRISTAPVISQVAKERLEARIKYRAPPLKSQRTVTKEKYSPKIKSFTRDVSSVPIKVIQPLKTIKKRTPPNRNIVSNIPRQLSTVVKKKDQISKSLNGVKNKIYLPQKPDLKNETVMKKSESAYILSSQNHIKQGVNKMVNNFDKKKISKSQPHLDIYNPCLDSYDPFKSAEQQMKELDLDINIIDIGLKNPLNITTSDNIENLQLSPTSAFVKYSPVSPLVSSPDNIENAFPNEFHSDTNLNSHPLHNLSNLSLCSIVSIESADFNNKTHSAMVRGTDHPKSPTKRNIAHNHKKHIAIENMLYGDNEKDKSNLNFDLAERELLKSVSEFENLLKITDDDDIVSPSLNRTSALSMINGINSNSSADSAYGSLNRKTEQATTDNYLTLLKAAKFCHECGFKYPIVDIKFCTECGMRRIVS; this comes from the exons ATGAAAAAAATCCAAGGTCAATTTCGGGCATTATCTAGATCTACACTATCTACTGCTCATCTATTCTGTTTGTATTCGACAC gatttccaaaagaaaatgaaattattgaattgTTACCATGCATAATATGCAATCGTTCATTCCGTCCAAGTTTATTACAACGTCACTCAACTATATGCCAAAAAAACGCTAAAAAACGTAAGGTACCATTTGATTCGTCTAAACAGCGTAGACAAGGTACTGATATGGCAGCATATTTACCACATATGAAAAAGGCTCAAGATGCCTATATTGGcatagaaaattcaaaaaaaaactgGAAAGCTAAGCATGAAGAGCTTGTTAGAGCTGTGAAAGCAGCACGAGGTGAAAAAGTTGATGAAAAACTACCGACTAAACCTGTTGACTCTGAAGAATGTCCACATTGTGCACGAAATTTTGGACCTAAATCGTATGATCGACATGTAGAGTTTTGCAGAGAAAAAGCTCAGCGAATATCTACTGCACCAGTGATAAGTCAAGTAGCTAAAGAACGGCTTGAAGCAAGAATAAAA taCCGTGCTCCTCCACTTAAGTCACAGCGTACAGTTACTAAAGAGAAAtattctccaaaaattaaaagttttactCGAGATGTTTCAAGTGTACCAATAAAAGTGATACAaccattaaaaactattaaaaaaagaacCCCGCCAAATAGAAATATTGTAT ctaatatCCCACGTCAACTGTCAACAGTAGTGAAAAAGAAAGACCAAATATCAAAAAGTCTCAATGG ggttaaaaataaaatatacttgccTCAAAAGCCAGATCTAAAAAATGAAACAGTTATGAAGAAATCTGAATCGGCCTATATCCTTAGTTCTCAAAATCACATAAAACAAGGAGTTAATAAGATGGtcaataattttgacaaaaaaaaaatttcaaagtc ccaACCACATTTGGATATTTACAACCCTTGTTTGGATAGCTACGATCCATTTAAATCAGCTGAACAACAAATGAAAGAACTCGATCTAGACATAAACATAATTGACATTGGTCTTAAAAATCCATTAAATATTACCACATCTGATAATATAGAAAATCTTCAATTGTCTCCAACATCTGCATTCGTTAAATATTCACCAGTCTCTCCTTTAGTATCGTCTCCAGATAATATTGAAAACGCATTTCCCAATGAATTTCACTCTGACACTAATCTTAACAGTCATCCTTTACATAATCTAAGCAATTTAAGTTTGTGTTCTATTGTTAGTATTGAATCagctgattttaataataaaactcataGTGCTATGGTACGAGGTACAGATCATCCAAAAAGTCCTACAAAACGAAACATCGCTcataatcataaaaaacatataGCTATTGAAAATATGCTTTATGGTGATAATGAAAAAGATAAATCAAATCTCAATTTTGATTTGGCGGAACGAGAACTTTTAAAATCTGTGTCGGAATTTGAAAACTTGTTGAAAATAacagatgatgatgatataGTATCACCATCTTTGAATAGAACCTCTGCCCTTAGTATGATCAACGGAATTAATTCTAATAGCAGTGCTGATTCAGCTTACGGAAG cttGAACAGAAAAACTGAGCAGGCAACAACAGATAATTATCTTACATTGCTGAAAGCTGCTAAATTTTGTCATGAATGTGGATTCAAATATCCAATTgttgatattaaattttgtactgAGTGTGGAATGCGTCGCATTGTATCATGA